The window CGACTTCGTTTTCATCGGTCTGCCGCACGGTCATGCGATGGCGGCAGGCAAGGCGCTCGAAGGCGAGAAGACGCGCATCATCGACCTCGGCGCGGACTATCGCTTCGCTGACACATCGGTCTATGAAGCGTGGTACAAGGTCAAGCATACGCACAAGGACGCCGAGCGCGTCTATGGTCTGGCGGAGCTCAATCGCGAGGCGATTCGCGGTGCGAAGATCATTGGCAATGCGGGCTGCTACACGACGGCGAGCATTCTCGCGCTCGCACCTCTCGCCAAGAATCACCTCGTCGACATGGCGAGCATCGTCGTCGACGCGAAGTCCGGCGTATCGGGCGCGGGACGCTCGGCGAAGCAGGCGAATCTTCTGCCCGAGCTTTACGACAGCTTCAAGGCGTACGGTGTCGCCACGCATCGCCATACGCCTGAGATCGAGCAGGCGATGACGGAGCTTTCGGGCGAAGCGTGCATCCTGTCCTTCACGCCGCACCTCGTGCCCATGTCGCGCGGCATCCTCGCGACATGCTACGCGCGGCTGAAAGAAGGTGTCGAACCCAATATGGTCGATGCAGCGTATGAAAAGATGTACGGCGAGGAATACTTCGTGCGGCTTCTCGGACGCGGCGGCTATCCGGCGACGAAGGCGGTGCGCGGCTCGAACTTCTGCGACATCGGCTGGCACATCGACGAGAGGACGCGTCGCGTCGTCGTCCTCTCCGCCATCGACAATCTCGTCAAGGGGGCGGCGGGACAGGCCGTGCAGAACTTCAACATCGCCTGCGGCTTCGATGAGAAGCTCGGGCTTGATCATATCGCAGTTTATCCGTAATACAGGAGGGTATACAACATGTTTTCTGATGCAGCAGCAAAAAAAGGCGTGACATTTCCCAAGGGATTCAAGGCGGCGGGCGTCAAGGCCGGCATTAAGAAGAGCGGCAACCTCGACGTCGCCGTGATTTACTCGGAAGAGGAGGCTGCCGTCGCGGGCGTTTTCACGCAGAATGCCGTGGCGGCGGCGCCCGTCTACGTTTCCAAAGCGGCGGTCGAGGACGGCAAAGCGCGTGCCATCGTGGCCAATGCGGGCTGTGCGAACGCCTGCACGGGCGAGCAGGGCATGAAGGATGCAAAGCGTACGGCGGAGATTGCAGCGAAGGCGCTCGGCTGTGCGGCGGATGACGTCCTCGTCGCCTCGACGGGCGTCATCGGCGTGAATCTGCCGATGGACAAGCTGGAGCAGGGCGTCAAGGATGCTGTGGCAAGCCTTTCCACGGAAGGCAGCATGGATGCGGGCAATGCCATCATCACGACGGACACATACTCCAAGGCGTGTTCGACGGAGGTCGAGATCGGCGGCAGGAAGGTGCGTTTCGGCGCGATTGCCAAAGGTTCGGGCATGATCCAGCCGAATATGGCGACGATGCTCTCTTTCATCACGACGGACGCGGCAATCGAGAGCAAGCTTCTGCAGGAGGCTCTTTCCGAAATCACCGAGGTCACGTTCAACATGATCTCGGTCGACGGCGACATGAGCACGAACGATATGGTGACGGTGCTTGCGAACGGTGCGGCGGGCAACGCGAAGATCACGGAGAAGAACGCTGACTACGAAATTTTCTATCGGACGCTCAAGGAGATCTGCACGGGGCTTTCCGAGCGCATTGCGGCGGACGGCGAGGGCGCGACGAAGTTTTTGACCGTGCATGTGACGGGCGCGGAGTCCTTCGACGCGGCGAAGCAGGTCGCGATGAGCGTCGCGAAGTCGCCGCTCGTCAAGACGGCCTTCTTCGGTGAAGATCCGAACTGGGGGCGCGTCATCTGCGCTGTCGGCTATGCGGGCGTGCCCATGACGCCGGAAAAGACCGTCGTGAAGTTCGGCGGCATTCCCGTCTATGCGAACGGCACGGGCGCTTCCTGCGATGCAGACGCCTTGCGCAAGGTCATGGGGCAGCATGACATCGTCATCGATGTCGAGATGGGCTTGGGCAGTGCCGAAGCGACGGTCTGGACGTGCGATTTTTCCTATGAGTATGTGAAGATCAACGGCGAGTACCATACCTGAGGCGGTGGAGCGATGTTTGCGGCAAACGACAAGGCGGCGATCCTCGTCGAGGCGCTGCCTTATATACAGGAATTTTATGGCAAGACCGTCGTCATCAAGTACGGCGGCAACGCCATGATCAATGAAGAGCTCAAGGAAAAGGTCATGCAGGACGTGGCGCTGATGAAGTACGTCGGCATACAGCCCGTCATCGTGCATGGTGGTGGCCCCGAGATTACGGGATTTCTCGGCAAGGTCGGCAAGGAGACGGAGTTCATCAGCGGCCTGCGCGTGACGGATGAAGAAACGGTCGAGATCGCCGAGATGGTGCTCGACGGCAAGATCAACTCCGACATCGTGACGCTCCTCAATCGCCGCGGAGTCAGTGCTGTCGGGCTGTCGGGCAAGGATGCGAACCTCATCCGCGCGCAAAAGAAGCTCGCGACGGTCTACGAAGGGGAAGAGAGCCGGAAGGTGGACATCGGCTATGTCGGTCAGGTCGAAAAAATCGACACGCGTCTCCTGCAAGACCTCATCGCGCACGACTACATCCCCGTCATTGCACCGATCGGCGTCGGTGCGGACGGCGAGAGCTACAACATCAACGCCGACTACGTGGCGGCGGAGATTGCGGGTGCGCTCGGGGCGGAGAAGCTCCTGCTCCTGACGGACGTCGAGGGCGTCTACAAGGACTATGAGGACAAATCATCCTTCATCTCGACGCTCACGGCAGCCGAGGCGCGTCGCTATATCGAGGACGGCACCTTGACGGGCGGCATGATCCCGAAGGTGGAAGCGTGCCTGAGGGCGCTCGATGCGGGTGCGGCAAAGACGCATATCATCGACGGCAGGCTCGGCCACTCCATCATCTTGGAAATCTTCACCTCGGCGGGCATCGGTACGCAGGTCGTGAAGTGACGGCGCATGGAAAAGCGGGGGAAATTATGAAAGAAACAGATGAAGCAATCTACGCGAAGGACGCGGCGGGCTATCTGCCCGTGTTCAACCGCTACAAGATTGTGCTCGATCACGGCGAGGGCGTCTACGTTTTCGACAACAACGGCAGGAAGTACATCGACTTCCTCGCAGGCATCGCGGTCAACGTGCTCGGCCACGCCTATGCGCCGCTCGTCAAGACGATTGCCGAACAGGCGGGGCGCATGATCCACTGCTCGAATCTCTATTACACGCAGGCGCAGGCGGA of the Selenomonas sputigena genome contains:
- the argC gene encoding N-acetyl-gamma-glutamyl-phosphate reductase; translation: MRVSIIGATGYAGAELLRLLYEHPQADVVHITSESHTGEKISSIYPHLRGIYDEELESMKDIVRIGRDSDFVFIGLPHGHAMAAGKALEGEKTRIIDLGADYRFADTSVYEAWYKVKHTHKDAERVYGLAELNREAIRGAKIIGNAGCYTTASILALAPLAKNHLVDMASIVVDAKSGVSGAGRSAKQANLLPELYDSFKAYGVATHRHTPEIEQAMTELSGEACILSFTPHLVPMSRGILATCYARLKEGVEPNMVDAAYEKMYGEEYFVRLLGRGGYPATKAVRGSNFCDIGWHIDERTRRVVVLSAIDNLVKGAAGQAVQNFNIACGFDEKLGLDHIAVYP
- the argJ gene encoding bifunctional glutamate N-acetyltransferase/amino-acid acetyltransferase ArgJ, with the translated sequence MFSDAAAKKGVTFPKGFKAAGVKAGIKKSGNLDVAVIYSEEEAAVAGVFTQNAVAAAPVYVSKAAVEDGKARAIVANAGCANACTGEQGMKDAKRTAEIAAKALGCAADDVLVASTGVIGVNLPMDKLEQGVKDAVASLSTEGSMDAGNAIITTDTYSKACSTEVEIGGRKVRFGAIAKGSGMIQPNMATMLSFITTDAAIESKLLQEALSEITEVTFNMISVDGDMSTNDMVTVLANGAAGNAKITEKNADYEIFYRTLKEICTGLSERIAADGEGATKFLTVHVTGAESFDAAKQVAMSVAKSPLVKTAFFGEDPNWGRVICAVGYAGVPMTPEKTVVKFGGIPVYANGTGASCDADALRKVMGQHDIVIDVEMGLGSAEATVWTCDFSYEYVKINGEYHT
- the argB gene encoding acetylglutamate kinase, with the protein product MFAANDKAAILVEALPYIQEFYGKTVVIKYGGNAMINEELKEKVMQDVALMKYVGIQPVIVHGGGPEITGFLGKVGKETEFISGLRVTDEETVEIAEMVLDGKINSDIVTLLNRRGVSAVGLSGKDANLIRAQKKLATVYEGEESRKVDIGYVGQVEKIDTRLLQDLIAHDYIPVIAPIGVGADGESYNINADYVAAEIAGALGAEKLLLLTDVEGVYKDYEDKSSFISTLTAAEARRYIEDGTLTGGMIPKVEACLRALDAGAAKTHIIDGRLGHSIILEIFTSAGIGTQVVK